One Aggregicoccus sp. 17bor-14 genomic window, GCGGCGTGCGCACCGCCATGGCGCCGCTCGCCGAGGAGCCCGTGCCGCACGCGGGGCTGGACTCGCTGCTCGCGTATGCGCAGAGCACCGCGCGCCGCAATGCCGAGCCCTCGCGTGCCCCGGCGCGCGGCGGGTGGCGCCGGCTCGTGCTCCCGCTCTCCGGTGCGCTCGCCGCGGGCCTCTTCGGCATCGTGGTGGTGCGTCAGCACGAGGCGCTCGATGCGCGCGGCCCCGAGGCCCTGCGGGAGGTGGTCTCCGCTCGGGCCGAGCCGCAGGCCTCCGGTGTGGAGCAGCCTCCGCCTGCGCCTTCGCCCATGCTCGGCGAGGCGCAGGAGCAGGAGCAGAAGGCTGCGGACTCGGCCGGTGCGCCCCTGCGTGCCGAGGAGCAGCGCCGCGCGAAGGTCGCGGCGGACGAGCGTTCGCGCGCCGAGCGGGGCGTGCTCGCCCAGCGCAGCGCCGCGAAGAAGGCCGCGCCCGCGTCTGCGGAGGCTCCGGCGGAGCTTTCCGGCGCACTCGCCGACAAGGAGGACGAGGCAGCTGCCGGCGCGGCGGCCAACGCCGCTGCGGCGGGGGTCGCGCAGGCAGAGCCCGCTCGCCCCCAGGGGGCGCGCGCCGGGGCTTCCGGCGTGGACACGTTCAGCGCCCACTCGACCGGGACCGGTTCGTACGGAGCCGCTGCGTCCTCCGCGCCCGCCTCGCCGCCGCCCGCGCAGGTGGCGGCCGCTCCCTCGAAGGCGGCGCGGAGCGCTCCCGCGGCCTCGAAGGCGGAGGCAGCGCCGGCAGCGGCGGCGCCCTCTGCGGCGCCGTCCAAGGACGAGCAGCGCGCCGCCAACC contains:
- a CDS encoding zf-HC2 domain-containing protein, with the translated sequence MKPQSPQGHEDRLLEYAYGELPPAEARAVEVHLEDCPRCTESLREIRGVRTAMAPLAEEPVPHAGLDSLLAYAQSTARRNAEPSRAPARGGWRRLVLPLSGALAAGLFGIVVVRQHEALDARGPEALREVVSARAEPQASGVEQPPPAPSPMLGEAQEQEQKAADSAGAPLRAEEQRRAKVAADERSRAERGVLAQRSAAKKAAPASAEAPAELSGALADKEDEAAAGAAANAAAAGVAQAEPARPQGARAGASGVDTFSAHSTGTGSYGAAASSAPASPPPAQVAAAPSKAARSAPAASKAEAAPAAAAPSAAPSKDEQRAANLGYANAPGAQTATLSREADAARRAGDRSGEAALLREALGGAPARERPALLRRLCEAEAARGQAVAAREACRAVLAESPGSAEARAAQAVLERLDRTSVPAQ